Within Massilia litorea, the genomic segment TGGTACGGATCAGGAGACCGTCGGCAAACGCTTTCTTGAACGCCTGGTAGGCGCGCGCGCCCGGCTTGCCGGCGATCGGTTCGAGCTCGATGCCGGCGACCAGGCCGATCGTGCGAATGTCGATCACATGCGGCAAGCCTTTCATGGCGTGCACTGCGTCTTCCCAATACGCCTGCATGCCCTTGGCGTGCTCCAGGATCTGCTGCTCCTTGAAGGTCTCGAGCGTGGCGAGCGCCGCCGCGCAGGCAACCGGGTGGCCCGAATAGGTGTAGCCGTGGAACAGCTCGATGCCGGCGGGCGCTTCCATGAAGGCATCGTGGATGAATTTTTTGCTGAACACCGCGCCCATCGGGATCACGCCATTGGTGATGCCTTTCGCGGTCGTCATCAGGTCCGGCTCGACCTCGAAATAGTCCGCCGCGAACGGGGTCGTCAAGCGTCCGAAGCCGGTGATGACTTCGTCGAAAATGAGCAGGATGCCGTGTTTGGTGCAGATCTCGCGCAGGCGTTTCAGGTAGCCTTTCGGGGGCACCAGCACGCCGGTGGAGCCGGAGACCGGCTCGATGATCACGGCCGCAATGGTGGAGGCGTCGTGCAGCGCCACCAGGCGCTCGAGTTCGTCCGCCAGTTCGACGCCGAAGTCCGGCTCCCCGCGCGAAAAGGCGTTCTTCAGCAGGTTGTGCGTGTGTGGCAGGTGGTCGACGCCCGGGAGCAATGGACCGAAACTCTTGCGGTTGGGGCCGATGCCGCCGACCGACAGGCCGCCGAAACCGACGCCGTGATAACCGCGTTCGCGTCCGATCAGCCGAGTGCGTCCGCCCTCGCCGCGCGCCTTGTGATAGGCCAGCGCGATTTTCAAAGCGGTGTCGACCGCCTCGGATCCGGAGTTGGTGTAAAAAACGTGGCCGAACTTGTGGCCCGTATAGTCCATCAACTGTTCGGCCAGGTCGAAGGCGGCCGGATGGCCCATCTGGAAGGTGGGCGCGAAATCGAGCTGGCCGATCATCTCGCGCACCGCGCTCACGATCTTCGGCTGGGCGTGGCCGCAAGGCACGCACCACAGGCCGGCGGTGCCGTCGAGGATCTGGTTGCCGTCCACGTCCTTGTAGTACATGCCTTCGGCCGAGACCAGCAGGCGCGGATTGGCCTTGAAGTCGCGATTGTTCGTGAAAGGCATCCAGAAGGCGGACATCGATTCGGGTCTGGACTCGTTCATGCAGGCTCTCCCTTGTTTGCAGCCAATTATTGGTCTGTGTGGCAAAACGACGAGGCAATACTAACAATGTGCACGCCAGCGCTGCGAATGTAAAGCCATGGGGCTTTCGGGCTGGCCGGTCCAAACAGGGTACGTTGCAAAAATGCAAAATACTCCACCGATCCGGTAATATAAACGCGCGCCGTGATGCCGTCATATCAATTCGAATATATCCGAAGTCTACGGCGACCAACAGCCATGCTAAATCACCCGGCATACCGCCTGTGTGAGAATGCTAACGCCCTTGATCTAACGCAAACTCAGCCATCGCGGGTAAGGAAACGTGGGGCTGACCGGAGATTGCCATGCCAGAATCGATGCCTCCCGTCCTGACAACCGGACGCTTGACCCTGCGTCCGCTCGCCGCCGGCGACGAAGCCGCCCTGTTTGCCATTTTTTCCGACCCGGAGGTCGTGCGTTACTGGTCGCGCAACGCCTGGACCGACATGGCCCAGGCCGACGAGATGCTCGCCGCCGCCCTGCGCGACTATGCCGACGGCGGCGGCCTGCGCTACGGCATCGTCGTCAGCGCCACCGGTGCGCTGATCGGCGTTGCCAGCCTGTTCGCCTTCAACCGCGACAACCGGCGCTGCGACCTCGGCTACGCCCTGGGCAGCCGCCATTGGGGCCATGGCTATGTCAGCGAGGCGCTGGTGCCGGTGCTGGAACACGCCTTCGGTGCGCTGGGCATGAACCGGATCGAGGCCGACATCGATCCGCAGAACCTTGCCTCGGGACGCGTACTGGAAAAACTGGGTTTCCGCCAGGAGGGATTCATGCCGGAACGCTGGATCGTCCATGGCGAGACGGCCGACACCGTCTTCTATGGCTTGCTCAAGCGCTATTGGGACGAGCGTGCACCGTCCCGTTCGTCGGTCGACGCTGCCGGTTAGCCCATGAAATGCACGCTTCGTCGCAGTGCCCTCGCCGCCGTCCGGCGCCAAGGGTAGAGTGCTTCCATCGACACCACCAACACGAGGAGCACAGCATGAAAACGACCACCTTCCGATCCTTTGCCGCCGAACTGGAAGACGCCGCGGCAACGGCCATGCGTTATCTGCGCAGCGGCCTGCGCACCTTCTCGGCCCTGCCCTGGCCGGCCCTGCTGCTGGCGGCCATCCTGACGGCCTGCGCCATCACCGTCATTCCGTTGGCCCTGATGCTGTTTGCGATCTTCCTCGCC encodes:
- a CDS encoding aspartate aminotransferase family protein, with translation MNESRPESMSAFWMPFTNNRDFKANPRLLVSAEGMYYKDVDGNQILDGTAGLWCVPCGHAQPKIVSAVREMIGQLDFAPTFQMGHPAAFDLAEQLMDYTGHKFGHVFYTNSGSEAVDTALKIALAYHKARGEGGRTRLIGRERGYHGVGFGGLSVGGIGPNRKSFGPLLPGVDHLPHTHNLLKNAFSRGEPDFGVELADELERLVALHDASTIAAVIIEPVSGSTGVLVPPKGYLKRLREICTKHGILLIFDEVITGFGRLTTPFAADYFEVEPDLMTTAKGITNGVIPMGAVFSKKFIHDAFMEAPAGIELFHGYTYSGHPVACAAALATLETFKEQQILEHAKGMQAYWEDAVHAMKGLPHVIDIRTIGLVAGIELEPIAGKPGARAYQAFKKAFADGLLIRTTGDIIALSPPLILEKQHIDELFGKLATVLKNLD
- a CDS encoding GNAT family N-acetyltransferase, which translates into the protein MPESMPPVLTTGRLTLRPLAAGDEAALFAIFSDPEVVRYWSRNAWTDMAQADEMLAAALRDYADGGGLRYGIVVSATGALIGVASLFAFNRDNRRCDLGYALGSRHWGHGYVSEALVPVLEHAFGALGMNRIEADIDPQNLASGRVLEKLGFRQEGFMPERWIVHGETADTVFYGLLKRYWDERAPSRSSVDAAG